Proteins found in one Paenibacillus dendritiformis genomic segment:
- the trxA gene encoding thioredoxin, protein MAIVNVSDQSFKTEVEGQQGVVLVDFWAPWCGPCKRLAPILEELDGEVSGQATIAKVNVDENPESASRFGVMSIPTIIVFKDGQPVDKVVGLNSKDALKGLIGKHQ, encoded by the coding sequence ATGGCTATCGTAAATGTGTCCGACCAGTCGTTCAAGACCGAGGTAGAAGGTCAGCAGGGCGTTGTATTGGTCGACTTTTGGGCGCCTTGGTGCGGCCCTTGCAAGAGATTGGCTCCGATTCTTGAAGAATTGGACGGAGAAGTAAGCGGTCAAGCCACGATCGCGAAGGTGAACGTGGATGAGAATCCGGAATCCGCTTCCCGCTTCGGCGTGATGAGCATTCCGACGATCATCGTGTTCAAGGACGGCCAGCCAGTGGACAAAGTGGTCGGCCTGAACTCCAAGGATGCGCTCAAAGGCTTGATTGGCAAGCATCAATAA
- the dnaI gene encoding primosomal protein DnaI, producing MESIGELLKQLPLGSRRAQAEQKMAELMNHPLVAEFRSSHPELDERSLRMNMNKLYQYVKEAGHCSQCPGLEQCPNDFHGHYTRLSAEEVNGQAFIYDRKVPCQKWLAHERQQSIHNRVRSFYVDETALKQGYSAREMLEIDMERVPAVKKVMEYVMQAKESGLTPHGLYLVGPFGTGKTFLMSYVLYELARAGYTGVIVYMPEFVEELKSMFQEPQKLRETIELMKETDLLVFDDIGAENMSAWVRDHVLGSILNYRMNRKPTFYTSNYDTNSLLKHFSYTRDGEDIYKAERLMDRIKPFTDIVHVNGRNKRGMEDT from the coding sequence ATGGAATCGATAGGCGAACTGTTGAAGCAGCTGCCGCTTGGCAGCCGGCGCGCGCAAGCGGAGCAGAAGATGGCCGAGCTGATGAACCATCCGCTCGTCGCCGAATTCCGCAGCTCCCACCCCGAGCTGGACGAGCGCAGCCTTCGCATGAATATGAACAAATTGTACCAGTACGTGAAGGAGGCGGGGCATTGCAGCCAATGCCCGGGCCTGGAGCAGTGCCCGAACGATTTCCACGGGCATTACACCCGGCTGAGCGCGGAGGAGGTCAACGGTCAGGCGTTCATTTATGACCGCAAGGTCCCGTGCCAGAAGTGGCTTGCACATGAGCGCCAGCAGTCGATCCATAACCGCGTCCGTTCCTTTTATGTGGATGAGACGGCTCTCAAGCAGGGATATTCCGCCCGGGAGATGCTGGAGATCGACATGGAGCGTGTGCCTGCGGTCAAAAAGGTGATGGAATATGTGATGCAGGCGAAGGAATCCGGGCTGACGCCGCATGGATTGTACCTGGTCGGACCGTTCGGGACCGGGAAGACCTTCCTGATGAGCTATGTGCTGTACGAGCTGGCCCGCGCCGGATATACCGGGGTCATCGTCTACATGCCGGAATTCGTCGAGGAGCTCAAATCGATGTTCCAGGAGCCGCAGAAGCTGCGGGAGACGATCGAGCTGATGAAGGAGACCGACCTGCTCGTATTTGACGATATCGGAGCGGAGAACATGTCGGCCTGGGTGCGCGATCATGTGCTCGGCTCGATTTTGAACTACCGGATGAACCGGAAGCCGACCTTCTATACGTCGAATTATGACACCAACTCGCTGCTGAAGCATTTCAGCTACACGCGCGACGGGGAAGATATTTATAAGGCGGAGCGCCTGATGGACCGGATTAAGCCGTTTACGGACATCGTCCATGTGAATGGGCGCAACAAACGGGGAATGGAAGACACGTGA
- a CDS encoding MarR family winged helix-turn-helix transcriptional regulator → MELEKYIGVIVSRADLKLSNYYQKVVSPFGITVDQWEILVVLWEQEGITQKELAERLYKDQTNIARMLFKLEKKGFIHRVTHETDRRALRVYLTSKGRDIKDEIMEPSIEAYKKTIAGLTEEEVDNFRRTLAVMYNNVKDL, encoded by the coding sequence TTGGAATTAGAAAAATATATTGGCGTCATCGTGAGCCGTGCAGATTTGAAGTTGAGCAATTATTATCAAAAAGTAGTCAGCCCGTTCGGCATCACCGTCGATCAATGGGAGATTCTTGTCGTGCTGTGGGAGCAGGAGGGCATCACGCAAAAGGAGCTTGCCGAGCGCTTGTACAAGGATCAGACGAACATTGCGCGAATGTTGTTCAAGCTGGAGAAAAAGGGTTTTATCCATCGTGTCACCCATGAGACGGACAGAAGAGCTTTGCGCGTCTATTTAACCTCCAAAGGACGGGATATCAAGGACGAGATTATGGAGCCTTCGATTGAAGCCTATAAAAAAACGATAGCCGGTTTAACTGAAGAGGAGGTAGACAACTTCAGACGGACGCTTGCGGTGATGTACAACAATGTCAAGGATCTGTAG
- the abc-f gene encoding ribosomal protection-like ABC-F family protein: MNSIRHTEGRQMPPAGKLVLEASGLAAEAGDRRLFTIPETLRVYSGERIGLIGANGAGKTTLIRILAGLLEPAQGSVRQMASCAFVPQLDDIRDEVSAEATLSGGERTKQRLEQALQGGAELLLLDEPTSHLDMEQMKRMEDRLLDFSRTGTLLLISHDRTLLNRVCTKIWEMENGTLHIYAGGYDDYCVEKERLRTERQREYDQYIAERDRLQEMIVQTRVMAQGVGTPRPRKGLTSKEIRSARPHFNRKQGKMDKRVKAMETRLEKLPQVERPFELPPVAFDAECHRPLRSKSALEVKELRLCAGERELVRDGSFRIRPQMKVALLGPNGSGKTTLLRLLKQRSEALDGGPEEGASSAMIRFAPNARVAYFDQKLYSLDLQESALANVQKSSAYDQTAIRTALARLRLRRDEALKPVWQLSGGEKVKTQLVKLFLSEANVLLLDEPTNYLDIEAREELERVLAAYPGTLLFATHDRMLLERTATHVLRFSGQSLELLPIEMLHAEKKSPQQPEPQAEGSAREEAAWTEEQRMMVELEWSELLSRLSQPVRQDEAEKERLERRYAELLELRRAMR; this comes from the coding sequence ATGAATTCAATCAGACATACCGAAGGCAGGCAGATGCCGCCTGCCGGCAAGCTTGTATTAGAGGCGAGCGGCCTGGCCGCCGAGGCCGGAGACCGCCGCCTGTTCACGATTCCCGAGACGCTGCGCGTCTATTCCGGCGAACGGATCGGACTGATCGGGGCAAACGGCGCTGGCAAGACGACGCTGATCCGGATATTGGCCGGGCTGCTGGAGCCCGCGCAAGGGAGTGTGCGGCAAATGGCGTCCTGCGCCTTCGTGCCCCAGCTCGACGATATTCGTGATGAAGTCTCGGCCGAGGCAACGCTTAGCGGCGGAGAACGGACGAAGCAGCGGCTCGAACAGGCGCTGCAGGGCGGCGCCGAGCTGCTGCTGCTCGACGAGCCGACCAGCCATCTCGATATGGAGCAGATGAAGCGGATGGAAGACCGGCTGCTCGATTTCTCACGGACGGGCACGCTGCTGCTTATCTCGCATGACCGGACGCTCCTGAACCGGGTCTGCACGAAAATATGGGAGATGGAGAACGGGACCCTCCATATTTATGCCGGCGGCTACGACGATTACTGCGTAGAGAAGGAACGGCTGCGTACGGAGCGCCAGCGCGAGTATGACCAGTACATCGCGGAGCGGGACCGGCTGCAGGAGATGATCGTCCAGACGAGGGTCATGGCGCAGGGCGTCGGCACCCCGCGTCCGCGCAAAGGATTGACCAGCAAGGAGATTCGTTCTGCGCGGCCCCACTTCAACCGCAAGCAGGGAAAGATGGACAAACGGGTCAAGGCGATGGAGACGCGGCTGGAGAAGCTGCCGCAGGTGGAGCGCCCGTTCGAGCTTCCGCCCGTCGCCTTCGATGCGGAATGCCATCGGCCGCTCCGGAGCAAGAGCGCGCTTGAGGTCAAGGAGCTGCGGCTGTGCGCCGGGGAGCGGGAACTGGTGCGGGACGGCAGCTTCCGCATCCGTCCGCAGATGAAGGTGGCCTTGCTCGGGCCGAACGGATCGGGGAAAACGACGCTGCTGCGGCTGCTGAAGCAGAGAAGCGAAGCGCTGGACGGCGGGCCGGAAGAGGGCGCTTCATCCGCTATGATCCGGTTCGCGCCGAATGCGCGCGTCGCCTATTTCGATCAGAAGCTGTACTCGCTTGACCTGCAGGAGAGCGCCTTGGCGAATGTGCAGAAGTCAAGCGCCTACGACCAGACCGCCATTCGCACGGCGCTGGCCCGGCTGCGGCTCCGCCGGGACGAGGCGTTGAAGCCGGTCTGGCAGCTGAGCGGCGGAGAGAAGGTCAAGACGCAGCTCGTCAAGCTGTTCTTGAGCGAAGCCAATGTGCTGCTGCTGGATGAGCCGACGAATTACCTCGACATCGAGGCGCGCGAGGAGCTGGAGCGGGTGCTGGCCGCCTATCCGGGGACGCTACTGTTCGCGACCCATGACCGTATGCTGCTGGAACGGACGGCCACGCATGTCCTCCGCTTCAGCGGACAGTCGCTGGAGCTGCTGCCGATCGAGATGCTGCATGCCGAGAAGAAGTCGCCGCAACAGCCAGAGCCGCAAGCCGAAGGCTCCGCCCGAGAGGAAGCGGCCTGGACGGAGGAGCAGCGGATGATGGTCGAGCTGGAATGGTCCGAGCTGCTGTCCCGGCTGTCCCAGCCGGTTCGCCAGGACGAGGCCGAGAAGGAGCGGCTGGAGCGGCGTTATGCCGAATTGCTGGAGCTGCGCCGGGCGATGCGATGA
- a CDS encoding DnaD domain protein, translating to MRMSNMHHFTEHHRYVAYREFSLSELDRKMLSHVYQPMVGAFAIGLYHLLYQHAPADRVGYSGVDAQRRLFLLLGLEPSEKGRTYFVEQTSKLEAVGLLQTSRMLLPDMEEHMYEYELQPPLSPHEFFRTQHLTLLLRDFVGKYAVLNLREQFSTGEPFDATVKEADRENISIPFYELFRLNTQVIDVELEQALDEVAPSRATVRPPAVSEESETPALNYADIIIRFPKQSVNRSFVERLRYDQEGIGVINYVVRKFGLTLQETVRLLDEDGIFAQDGRIVIDELQHRAHLHFRQNKRRGEWQEREQQRIGHLGEESAAPQEEVAVEMEFYVDVPPQFSGKCDIHQYNMMLRNTPYTQLLERFFPGAVPDSFLDMFTKMDINYKLPDEVINVLIHYLMTMLAQGAEQRLNRNFVEAIVSNMLVKQVNTYEQAVMYIRQQSQVQEAGAARSGGKAASQRTRSRYGKSAKPAIPIVTRSQDAPSSLSQEEIDAARALARRLDGQA from the coding sequence ATGCGAATGTCCAACATGCATCATTTTACAGAGCACCATCGGTATGTGGCTTACCGGGAATTCAGCCTCAGCGAGCTGGATCGGAAGATGCTGTCCCACGTCTATCAGCCGATGGTCGGAGCATTCGCGATTGGGTTATATCATTTATTGTACCAGCATGCGCCTGCGGACCGTGTCGGCTACTCGGGCGTCGATGCGCAGCGCCGGCTGTTTCTGCTGCTTGGGCTGGAGCCAAGCGAGAAGGGACGGACCTATTTCGTCGAACAGACCTCGAAGCTGGAGGCGGTCGGATTGCTGCAGACGTCGCGGATGCTGCTTCCGGACATGGAGGAGCATATGTACGAATACGAGCTTCAGCCTCCGCTTTCGCCTCATGAATTTTTCCGGACACAGCATCTGACCCTGCTGCTGCGCGATTTCGTCGGCAAGTACGCCGTGCTGAATCTGAGGGAGCAATTCAGTACGGGCGAGCCGTTCGATGCGACGGTGAAGGAGGCGGATCGTGAAAATATTTCGATTCCGTTCTATGAACTGTTCCGCTTGAATACGCAGGTGATCGACGTTGAGCTGGAGCAGGCGCTGGATGAAGTGGCGCCGAGCCGGGCAACCGTCCGCCCTCCGGCGGTGAGCGAGGAATCGGAGACGCCGGCCTTGAACTATGCCGACATTATTATCCGCTTCCCGAAGCAGTCGGTTAACCGCAGTTTCGTCGAACGGCTGCGCTATGACCAGGAAGGGATCGGCGTCATCAATTATGTCGTCCGCAAGTTCGGGCTCACGCTGCAGGAGACGGTCCGGCTTCTCGATGAAGACGGCATCTTTGCGCAGGACGGCCGCATCGTCATCGATGAGCTGCAGCACCGGGCGCATCTGCACTTCCGTCAGAACAAGCGCCGCGGGGAATGGCAGGAGCGGGAGCAGCAGCGCATCGGCCATCTCGGGGAGGAATCCGCGGCCCCGCAAGAGGAGGTCGCGGTCGAGATGGAGTTCTATGTTGACGTGCCCCCCCAGTTCAGCGGCAAATGCGATATTCACCAATACAATATGATGCTTCGCAATACGCCGTACACCCAGCTGCTGGAGCGGTTTTTCCCGGGCGCGGTGCCGGACTCTTTTCTGGATATGTTCACCAAGATGGATATCAATTATAAGCTGCCGGATGAAGTCATTAACGTACTCATTCATTATTTGATGACCATGCTCGCACAGGGGGCTGAGCAGCGGTTGAACCGCAACTTCGTCGAAGCGATTGTGTCCAATATGCTGGTGAAGCAGGTCAACACTTACGAGCAAGCGGTAATGTATATCCGCCAGCAATCCCAGGTGCAGGAGGCGGGCGCGGCCCGTTCGGGCGGGAAGGCCGCTTCGCAGCGGACGCGCAGCCGCTACGGGAAATCGGCGAAGCCGGCGATTCCGATCGTGACCCGCTCGCAGGATGCCCCCTCCTCGCTGTCACAGGAGGAGATCGACGCCGCACGGGCGCTCGCCCGCAGATTGGACGGACAAGCCTAA
- a CDS encoding MFS transporter has translation MVGTQVDTESKKAGILDAPYRALTIGIVLIVTTMAFEGLAITTIAPKLAQHLEGIHLYGWIFSAFLLSQIIGTMIMGQQIDRRGVTRSFMAAIIMFVIGIAVAASAVNMYMLIAGRALQGFGAGASITCVYYSITLRYPDALRTKILAAFSGAYILPALIGPYLAGVIAELASWRFVFWFVLPFVVLAVILTIPSFRHMQQTGRTSSGQRHHKEIYALILTLGTGLLLTGLGSISEWGGIALTVAGIILLVHPLRKLLPSGSFLLRKGLPATIVSRGFYVACYVATESYVVLALIEVKGLSADIAGLIVAAGALSWSTAAWLQSKLDERDAGKGRKKRVVTGVAMMVSGVMCVMAVIGLPGGIIALAILSQICTGFGIGLANPTTGAIALQHAEPGQEGEVSSQLQFVDAFGPGLSVGIGGALIAISDSLQLGIFAGVMLALTAQLLFIVISLAAACRIAVKR, from the coding sequence ATGGTGGGTACACAGGTGGACACGGAATCGAAAAAGGCAGGGATCCTCGATGCTCCCTACCGGGCGTTAACCATCGGCATCGTTTTGATCGTTACGACGATGGCGTTTGAAGGGCTGGCCATCACGACCATTGCCCCCAAATTGGCGCAGCATTTAGAGGGCATCCATTTATATGGGTGGATATTCAGCGCCTTTCTGTTATCTCAAATTATCGGCACGATGATCATGGGGCAGCAGATTGACAGGAGGGGAGTCACTCGCTCCTTTATGGCGGCCATTATCATGTTTGTTATCGGCATTGCCGTCGCGGCATCAGCGGTCAATATGTATATGCTTATTGCCGGGAGAGCGCTTCAAGGCTTTGGCGCGGGCGCCAGCATCACTTGCGTGTATTACAGCATCACGCTGCGCTATCCTGATGCCCTGCGGACCAAAATCCTTGCGGCATTTTCCGGGGCCTATATCCTTCCTGCATTAATCGGTCCTTATCTGGCAGGAGTTATCGCCGAGCTCGCCTCGTGGAGATTTGTATTCTGGTTTGTGCTCCCTTTCGTTGTGCTGGCCGTGATTTTGACGATTCCCTCCTTTCGGCACATGCAGCAGACCGGGCGCACGTCATCGGGACAACGCCATCATAAAGAAATCTATGCCCTCATTTTGACGCTGGGCACGGGGCTGCTGCTGACCGGCTTAGGTTCTATATCCGAGTGGGGCGGCATCGCGTTGACGGTGGCGGGCATTATTCTGTTGGTGCATCCTTTGCGCAAGCTGCTCCCTTCCGGGTCCTTTCTTCTTCGCAAAGGCTTGCCTGCCACCATTGTATCCAGAGGGTTCTATGTTGCCTGTTATGTCGCTACGGAGAGCTACGTTGTCTTGGCCTTGATCGAGGTGAAGGGTCTGTCTGCGGACATTGCCGGCTTAATTGTGGCTGCCGGAGCGTTGAGCTGGTCCACCGCGGCTTGGCTGCAATCCAAGCTTGACGAACGGGATGCCGGCAAGGGCAGGAAAAAGAGAGTGGTCACCGGGGTCGCCATGATGGTTAGCGGAGTGATGTGCGTAATGGCGGTAATCGGGCTGCCTGGCGGCATCATTGCCTTGGCGATTCTCTCCCAAATATGCACCGGATTCGGCATCGGGCTGGCCAACCCGACCACGGGAGCCATTGCGCTGCAGCATGCAGAGCCCGGCCAGGAAGGCGAGGTGTCGTCCCAGCTCCAATTCGTCGATGCGTTCGGGCCCGGATTAAGCGTAGGCATTGGCGGGGCGCTGATCGCCATCAGCGATTCGCTGCAATTGGGAATCTTTGCGGGCGTCATGCTTGCCTTAACCGCCCAGTTGTTGTTCATCGTTATCAGCTTGGCCGCCGCCTGCCGCATTGCGGTCAAACGTTGA